The Lentisphaerota bacterium genome has a window encoding:
- the dnaG gene encoding DNA primase — protein sequence MGSRVTDRAIEEIRARADIVELVAARGVALKRAGTSFKGCCPFHQEKTPSFHVNPAKQFYHCFGCGEHGDVFTFLMKQDGLSFMDAVRSLADKTGVVIDTATDYESEQRNRLYAIHLELAAFYQRCLAQSGCAASARAYLESRKLAADTVARFGIGYAPLERGATLAWAAKHNFTAEQLVAAGVLTPPNDPSRPDDYYDRFRGRLMFPITDPQGRVVAFSGRILDPKAHPAKYVNSPETPIFRKGKILYALDKARGAIVKHPRREAVICEGQIDVIRCHAAGLTTAVASQGTAFTRDHVDLLKHHADSAVLFFDGDTAGRKAAIRTGALFLEAGIPVRVAGLPPGEDPDSLIRDRGAEAAHALIDTAESLTAFQIRAMREGEERPDDVDAVSRICRAVLETLAACSNAVLRSHLLQEAAARLRLPEAALTEDLEALRVRQTEAAARAAAYGKSGSAPAPQQAPATQPGFDEEPPPHDPFSSEEAADHPTDDAPGTPAEAAPESATPADLALAELLFHHEDDLAVADLLRTYLPEALVRHPHAHTVFCAWRAAADTDALADLYAAADPALKAFLDPVILRLPRVNHSEELSPLDAARDIVTRLWIDALRAERTAIGDDPADDASRLRRLILTRHIKILQQATIEADRLSSLYLKKSVTSWELREPVIREEQSRLAG from the coding sequence ATGGGCTCACGCGTCACAGACCGCGCGATCGAGGAGATTCGCGCCCGCGCCGACATCGTGGAGCTTGTCGCCGCCCGCGGAGTCGCGCTCAAACGTGCTGGCACGAGTTTCAAGGGGTGCTGCCCGTTCCATCAGGAGAAGACCCCGTCGTTCCACGTCAATCCGGCCAAGCAGTTCTACCATTGCTTCGGCTGCGGCGAACACGGAGACGTTTTCACATTCCTGATGAAGCAGGATGGCCTCTCGTTCATGGATGCGGTCCGCTCGCTCGCCGACAAGACGGGCGTCGTCATTGACACCGCCACCGATTACGAGTCGGAGCAGCGCAACCGGCTCTATGCCATCCATCTCGAACTGGCCGCGTTTTACCAGCGCTGCCTCGCGCAAAGCGGCTGTGCCGCCAGCGCGCGCGCCTATCTGGAGTCGCGCAAGCTTGCGGCCGATACGGTCGCGCGGTTCGGGATCGGCTACGCGCCGCTCGAGCGCGGCGCCACGCTCGCCTGGGCGGCGAAGCATAATTTCACCGCCGAGCAGCTCGTCGCCGCCGGTGTGCTGACGCCGCCCAACGACCCATCCCGTCCGGATGATTACTATGACCGCTTTCGCGGACGGCTCATGTTCCCCATTACGGACCCTCAGGGCCGCGTAGTGGCCTTCAGCGGCCGCATCCTCGATCCCAAAGCCCACCCGGCGAAATATGTCAATTCCCCCGAGACGCCGATCTTTCGCAAAGGCAAGATCCTCTACGCCCTCGACAAGGCGCGCGGCGCGATCGTCAAGCACCCCCGCCGCGAGGCGGTGATCTGCGAAGGGCAGATCGACGTCATCCGCTGCCACGCCGCCGGCCTCACCACCGCCGTTGCGTCGCAGGGGACGGCCTTCACCCGCGACCACGTCGATTTGCTCAAGCATCACGCCGATTCCGCCGTCCTTTTCTTTGACGGCGACACCGCCGGACGCAAAGCTGCTATCCGCACCGGCGCCCTCTTCCTTGAGGCGGGCATCCCGGTCCGTGTCGCCGGCCTGCCCCCCGGCGAGGATCCCGACTCGCTCATCCGGGATCGCGGCGCCGAGGCGGCGCATGCGTTGATCGACACCGCCGAATCGCTCACTGCCTTCCAGATCCGAGCCATGCGGGAGGGCGAGGAACGGCCCGACGATGTGGACGCCGTCAGCCGCATTTGCCGCGCCGTCCTCGAAACGCTCGCCGCCTGCTCGAATGCCGTCCTCCGCTCCCACCTCCTGCAGGAGGCGGCCGCCCGACTGCGCCTTCCCGAGGCGGCGCTCACCGAGGATCTCGAAGCCCTCCGCGTCCGGCAGACCGAGGCCGCCGCCCGCGCCGCCGCCTACGGAAAATCCGGTTCAGCCCCCGCGCCTCAGCAGGCACCCGCGACACAACCCGGGTTCGACGAGGAGCCGCCGCCGCATGACCCCTTTTCCAGCGAGGAGGCCGCAGATCACCCCACCGACGACGCTCCCGGAACGCCGGCGGAGGCTGCGCCTGAATCGGCCACCCCGGCCGATCTCGCCCTCGCCGAACTGCTGTTTCACCATGAGGATGACCTCGCCGTGGCGGACCTGCTCCGCACCTATCTCCCCGAGGCCCTCGTGCGGCACCCGCACGCACACACTGTCTTTTGTGCCTGGCGCGCAGCCGCCGACACCGACGCTCTGGCCGACCTCTATGCCGCCGCCGATCCCGCCCTGAAAGCCTTCCTCGACCCGGTGATCCTCCGCCTGCCGCGGGTCAACCATTCCGAGGAGCTCTCCCCGCTCGACGCCGCGCGGGACATCGTCACCCGCCTCTGGATCGATGCCCTCCGCGCCGAGCGCACCGCCATCGGCGACGATCCGGCCGATGACGCCAGCCGCCTGCGCCGCCTCATCCTGACCCGGCATATTAAAATCCTTCAGCAGGCCACGATCGAAGCTGATCGCCTCTCATCCTTGTATCTCAAGAAGTCCGTCACCTCCTGGGAATTGCGCGAGCCGGTTATCCGGGAGGAACAGTCCCGTCTCGCCGGATGA